From a single Vanacampus margaritifer isolate UIUO_Vmar chromosome 15, RoL_Vmar_1.0, whole genome shotgun sequence genomic region:
- the lrmp gene encoding inositol 1,4,5-triphosphate receptor associated 2 isoform X8, with the protein MMEYNKPHLTRRHNPVDSICRKLQTIEWCGDREPNSPFHIPKLSSSSYNTPQHGLKCNLEAILKKEVHGSKVKDDRMPNCGPSQKSNMGPSIPSSIPSTPAGSTSANITYTVTRGLDQSATKAFKTWQKYCSTPTGQKKESPYLSFAQDRPLSTQPETGIRHALSCTFTPLRSTISYGFNFSPVDAEGSPEGEEGELPRSALVVRKLSLGDGGNTLASESKNMAEVSFICEENLLDTIFYACDTQRRGKVYVSHIVDFLRHTTSRTSEDSGLEALCNMLDPEHKDVSIDLDTYHAVMREWIDACRNNGEEALEDVTQDVVKVRCVTTNKSHLDGIVARKSILPNVTSGSLEGFGGDVSRNGETSELVYCLADLQMSNQKLQEEVKKLKQALESMEESNQKLADENEELRNQNRAHRQLIHKEKMLHHEVEEMKATLSCTEEGRARASAHSKRVEKENQDLVAKVSALQDENFIVTMEMDQLQKRIAQLCDMKADLQVQIHSFDAVITEKESLIQEKNRQIDELKVAVEEYSSITELLRVDKSKLENQLYMMHQDLSGAGLSLSVAYRMNQSTSGSLQTELALAQSPLEPGNGGDDLPTNMSFASPLDESLDKEVLLMMHGASPEIIPLEFKELLKRLKTDFRQDTNSVLSTLKALLSDHSPGGVTDTTLEALQVALDARREVWALSLDQLVRYTDCIEKELVKMASNMRRSRTEILHLSLRVQDQENQKQRLCEELEQLKTPQDSREASCQTPAPEEETEDDLEWDEEYALQDFLKNEMAAASNCSVGDGVTESQQMEDGDERWMVVNGTGEGEVRDSSTPVSAKPEASLDRHCLKETPESKVNHHCLQDEAAILSDAHSQAVSPEHPAAGGLLDPSHSESHETHETTLSQFEDATQNVITMSDHDPTKLPTTTNNEPNEVTPTNESIQLPSDDRKGDNHEGDASGMTSLILDQSAPRSAAGNTTSLLPVLVEEEESMQQDGIAAEVGVAGTEQLTSIGATALADCWQSSVSLGQNGQSKSSGTSHSSQSEDKKGENKNQLESQGEDATEAPKVEQAKSETCAATEKESESTISDHNDSCNEDKHSSLSANDKEIETEFQRLALGFKCDMFTLEKRLRLEERSRDLAEENVRREVSSCQGLLQALTPLCEDDNQSMEIIHRLQKNLDILIQSMSRVSSRSEMLGAIHQENRIGKAVEVMIQHVENLRRVYTKEHAELLELRKTLMQNERSFGSHSDRDDFRGKKPSTSQYYKSSARRVSIAAIPRSGGGNMHYDMTKQQDGAESEAETLTRRSPWNVAGKNMARPPLKRFVSSAAWVDTEESSVTMKGPSSSSSLASSDQGLSQSLSQSLTSTRATAAAVARGSRGLWLWLAMLLILAGLLALLASLVMQPAVDAAPVGTGDSWTAVQQLLWPYTGLLHNGQPPV; encoded by the exons ATGATGGAGTACAACAAGCCCCATCTAACGCGACGCCACAACCCGGTGGACAGCATCTGCCGCAAACTGCAGACCATCGAGTGGTGCGGTGACCGGGAACCCAATAGCCCCTTCCATATCCCTAAACTCTCCTCCAGCAGCTATAACACCCCCCAGCATGGCCTCAAGTGCAACCTGGAAGCCATCTTAAAGAAAGAGGTCCACGGGAGCAAAGTGAAAGATGACAGAATGCCAAACTGTGGACCATCTCAGAAGAGCAACATGGGCCCCTCCATCCCATCATCGATTCCTTCCACACCAGCAGGCAGCACCTCAGCTAACATCACATACACCGTCACGAGAGGTCTTGATCAAAGTGCAACAAAAGCATTCAAGACTTGGCAGAAGTACTGCTCCACTCCCACAGGCCAGAAGAAAGAATCGCCGTACCTTTCGTTTGCACAAGATAGACCCCTGTCGACGCAGCCCGAGACCGGAATTAGGCACGCGCTCTCTTGCACCTTCACCCCATTGCGCAGCACCATCTCTTACGGCTTCAACTTCAGCCCTGTGGATGCGGAAGGCTCCCCCGAGGGTGAGGAGGGTGAACTGCCCCGCTCGGCTCTTGTTGTCAGAAAATTGTCTTTGGGAGATGGAG GGAACACTCTGGCCTCTGAGAGCAAAAACATGGCAGAAGTCAGCTTCATCTGTGAGGAGAATCTCCTCGACACCATCTTCTATGCGTGTGACACGCAGCGTCGAG GTAAGGTGTACGTGTCTCACATTGTGGACTTCTTGCGACACACCACCAGCCGCACTTCTGAGGACAGTGGGCTGGAGGCGCTGTGCAACATGCTGGATCCCGAACATAAAGACGTTTCCATTGACTTGGACACGTATCACGCGGTCATGAGAGAGTGGATAGACGCATGCCGCAACAATGG GGAAGAGGCATTAGAAGATGTCACCCAGGACGTTGTGAAAGTAAGATGTGTAACAACCAATAAG AGCCACCTTGATGGCATTGTAGCCAGGAAGTCCATACTGCCCAACGTAACCTCGGGAAGCTTGGAGGGCTTTGGAGGGGACGTTTCAAGAAACGG TGAAACATCAGAACTTGTGTACTGCCTTGCCGACCTCCAGATGAGCAACCAGAAGCTCCAGGAGGAGGTGAAGAAGCTAAAACAGGCGTTGGAGAGCATGGAGGAGAGCAACCAAAAGCTGGCAGATGAGAACGAGGAGCTGCGCAACCAGAACAGAGC TCACCGGCAGTTGATCCACAAAGAGAAGATGCTGCACCATGAAGTAGAAGAAATGAAGGCCACTCTGAGCTGCACAGAGGAAGGCAGAGCTCGCGCCTCCGCACACAGCAAACGCGTG GAGAAAGAAAACCAAGATCTCGTAGCCAAGGTTTCTGCGCTTCAGGACGAG AACTTCATCGTTACCATGGAGATGGACCAGCTTCAAAAGAGAATAGCGCAGCTGTGTGACATGAAAGCTGACCTTCAG GTGCAGATTCACTCCTTTGATGCAGTCATCACTGAAAAGGAATCTCTTATACAAGAG AAGAACAGACAAATAGATGAGCTCAAGGTGGCAGTGGAAGAATATTCATCCATCACGGAG TTACTAAGGGTCGACAAGAGCAAATTGGAGAACCAGTTGTACATGATGCATCAAGACCTGTCGGG TGCTGGCCTGTCACTTTCGGTGGCCTACAGGATGAACCAGAGCACTTCAGGATCTCTGCAGACAGAGTTGGCCTTGGCTCAGTCACCACTGGAG cCTGGCAATGGCGGTGACGATTTGCCCACCAATATGTCCTTTGCTTCACCACTGGATGAGAGTCTGGACAAAGAGGTGCTGCTGATGATGCATGGAGCCAGCCCTGAAATCATACCGCTGGAGTTCAAGGAACTCCTAAAAAGACTG AAAACGGACTTCAGACAAGACACCAACAGCGTCCTATCCACGCTGAAAGCCTTGCTCAGTGACCACTCGCCAGGCGGAGTGACAGACACCACTCTTGAG GCACTGCAGGTTGCCCTGGACGCAAGGAGAGAAGTCTGGGCCTTAAGCCTGGACCAGCTTGTGCGCTACACAGACTGTATTGAGAAAGAGCTGGTCAAAATGGCCAGTAACATGAGAAGGTCACGAACTGAGATCCTGCACCTTTCACTCAG GGTGCAGGATCAAGAGAACCAGAAGCAGCGGCTGTGTGAGGAACTCGAGCAGCTCAAGACTCCTCAAGATAGCAGAGAAGCCTCATGCCAGACGCCAGCACCAGAAGAAGAG ACTGAGGATGACCTGGAATGGGATGAGGAATATGCCCTTCAAGATTTCCTGAAAAATGAAATGGCGGCAGCGAGCAACTGTAGCGTGGGGGACGGAGTAACGGAAAGCCAACAGATGGAAGACGGGGACGAGAGGTGGATGGTGGTGAACGGCACAGGTGAAGGCGAAGTGAGAGACTCGTCCACTCCTGTGTCTGCCAAACCTGAGGCTTCCCTTGACAGACACTGTCTGAAGG AAACTCCAGAGTCAAAGGTGAATCATCATTGTTTGCAG GATGAGGCAGCGATACTGTCGGACGCCCACTCACAAGCTGTCAGCCCCGAGCACCCAGCGGCGGGTGGCCTGCTTGATCCGTCCCACTCAGAGAGCCACG AGACACATGAAACGACATTGTCTCAGTTTGAAGATGCAACTCAGAATGTGATCACAATGTCTGATCATGACCCAACAAAATTGCCAACTACAACCAACAATGAACCAAATGAGGTCACTCCTACAAATGAGAG CATCCAGCTGCCCAGCGACGACCGCAAGGGGGACAACCATGAGGGTGACGCGAGCGGCATGACG AGCCTGATCCTGGACCAGTCTGCACCAAGATCAGCAGCAGGGAACAC CACAAGTTTGCTTCCCGTGTTGGTTGAAGAAGAGGAGAGCATGCAACAGGACGGCATCGCCGCAGAGGTCGGCGTGGCAG GGACGGAGCAGCTCACAAGCATCGGCGCAACCGCCCTAGCTGACTGTTGGCAGTCAAGCGTGTCCTTGGGACAAAATGGCCAATCAAAGAGCAGTGGGACTTCCCATTCAAGTCAATCTGAAGACAAAAAGGGGGAAAATAAGAACCAACTG GAGTCACAAGGTGAAGATGCGACAGAAGCCCCAAAGGTAGAACAGGCCAAATCTGAGACCTGTGCAGCCACGGAGAAAGAAT CTGAGTCAACCATTTCTGACCATAATGATTCCTGCAACGAGGACAAGCACAG CAGCCTGTCAGCCAATGACAAGGAGATTGAG ACGGAGTTCCAGCGTTTAGCTCTGGGCTTCAAGTGCGACATGTTTACCTTAGAAAAGAGACTCCGGCTGGAGGAACGCTCACGTGATCTCGCCGAGGAGAATGTCCGCAGGGAGGTGTCCAGCTGCCAGGGCTTACTGCAG GCTCTGACTCCTCTGTGTGAGGATGACAACCAGTCAATGGAGATTATCCACAGGCTCCAGAAGAACCTGGACATCCTCATCCAGTCCATGAGTCGAGTGTCAAGTCGCTCTGAGATGCTTGGAGCCATCcatcag GAGAACCGCATTGGGAAGGCGGTGGAGGTGATGATTCAGCATGTGGAGAACCTGCGGCGTGTGTACACCAAGGAGCACGCCGAGCTGCTGGAGCTGCGGAAGACGCTTATGCAGAACGAGAGGTCGTTCGGATCACACTCAGACAGAG aTGACTTCCGTGGCAAGAAGCCATCGACGTCACAATACTACAAG TCATCTGCCCGGCGGGTTAGCATAGCAGCAATACCGCGCTCTGGTGGAGGCAACATGCACTATGACATG ACCAAACAACAGGATGGTGCAGAAAGTGAAGCTGAAACACTCACCAGGCGATCTCCATG GAATGTGGCGGGAAAGAACATGGCGCGCCCCCCACTTAAACGCTTTGTTAGCTCTGCCGCCTGGGTTGACACTGAAGAGTCCTCAGTCACGATGAAGGG TCCAAGCTCCTCATCCAGCCTGGCATCTTCTGACCAAGGACTATCGCAGTCCCTGTCCCAGAGCTTGACATCCACCCGAGCAACGGCGGCCGCGGTGGCCCGAGGCAGCCGAGGGCTCTGGCTTTGGTTGGCCATGCTGCTCATCCTCGCAG GTCTCCTGGCCCTGTTGGCCAGCCTGGTGATGCAGCCCGCAGTTGACGCAGCCCCCGTCGGCACCGGGGACTCGTGGACGGCTGTCCAGCAGTTGCTCTGGCCTTACACGGGCCTGCTGCACAATGGACAGCCCCCTGTTTAG